The Lactuca sativa cultivar Salinas chromosome 2, Lsat_Salinas_v11, whole genome shotgun sequence genome includes the window AATAATATATACGATTTCAATTAGTTACTTTTCTCATTTCTCAATAAAATAATTTagtatataattttaaataaGCAAGTTTGCTACATATATTTTCATTATAGAGGTTAATTATTAGTCTTAAATAGTTGAATAATAACGATAATAATCGCAATGCTTCAATAAATACATTGGAAATTACAACCAAACACCCTAATTAAAGTACAACCAAACACCCTAAATTACACAAACACAACACAAGTGAAACAAGAAGTAGTCATGAATATTGAAGAGCGTGTTCTTATCCAGGTAGGATACACGTCATCATTATCCACAGTCTTATCcttgcaaaaaaataaaaataatacataaataaataactacaataaatatttatttatttatccaatTTAAAATTGAATTTATTAAACAGGAAATACAATAATATATACTCAAAAAATTGGAAGCCTCTacttcttcttctacttcttcgTCTGGTTTTGTTCGCAATCTCACCACCACCATATCCCTCTTTCCATACGTATACATATCTCCAACCATCGGAGGAATACATATGCCCTAGATTTCTCCCAATCGTCCCTAATCTTGCCAGGTAAACTTTTCTCATCAAATTAACAAATATCCATTGCAGATTTCAATCAAGAAATGATGTGTACAGATACAGATTCCAACCTCACTGTACAGTAGGTGTTTCAAGAAATTTTATTTGTGTATATAAATAGAAATACCATCTACATCGCGATTCGGAGTAAAATGTTCAGTAGTTGCTCTTAATCTCATCGGATTACTACGGACAAGCACGATTTTACATTTGTTTTGTCCGTACTGTATCCGGTTCTTCAGTTCTTGGTATTTGATGAGTTGTTTGTTGTGAtcggtcaaattagggttttttttcgGGCGGTGACGAAATACTTTCTATCGAGTTTGTTGATCTTTATTGAAACTGGTATTTGGATTTCTGTGAGTGTGTTGAGATTGTGATTTTGAAAATTAAGTAGGGTTTTGTGGTAGGTATTTTCAGTGATGGTGAATGTGAATGGGAATGACCCCTTAGAGTCTTTTCTTAATTCGATCGAACTTGTGAAGAATGCTCTAGGTCCTCTTGAATCCAATTTCAGGAAAGCTGCAAAAGACTTTGAGCATCGATGGCCTGGTAGTAAGAATGAACATAAGACTGAAGAAATTGGCATGGGAAAAGGGAGTAAAGTTCAATTGTTTGGTGTGAAGAAAAAGAATGATCAAGGTATGGTTAGTGATGAAAGAAAAAAGGGTTTTTCAACTAAGGTCCCGTTTAAGGCATTCTTAGGGATCTTCACACATAATGATGAACATAAGGTTGATGTCTCCAAGAAAGAGTTAGATATACAAGATTGCAGTAAAGACGATGGAACTTGCATTAATTGCATGCAGTTTGCTGTGAGTTGGTCTGTACTAGTTAGCAGCTTTGTTCAGGCTGTTCCAGGCCCATTCAGAAATGGTAAAAAGAAGCTGCAGAAAAAGACTAATGGAGATAAGCTTTGTAAAGATGTGCAAGTGAATGCCTACAAGTCAAAGATTTCAAAAGGGGTGTTCCAAGAAAATATTTCTGGTGATAGAAACCACACAGAATTGAAACATGAGTTGATATTCGTGCCATATGAGGAAACATTAAAAGCCAAAGATGGAAACAGTTTGTCACTTGACCATCTTCTTGGGTTTCTGTTTGATCAGCTTGCTCAAAATCTACAAAAGTTTGAGTTAGGTGGTAGTCTTTTAGAATCTAAGAAAGCAGATTTCAGTGGGTTTTTGGGTAATTTAAAGTTTGCTAGAGTTGGAGGTGTTCCATCAGGTATCGTTGACATAACTTCTAACGAAAGTGATGATGTTGTTAACTCAAATGCTACAGAAGAGAATGTTACAAGTTTCCCACAAAAGATGGCTAATGGATTTGGTTTACTCAGTATCCCTTTATCAAATGTTGAGCGATTGAGGTCAACTTTGTCAACCGTGTCACTCACAGAACTAATTGAGCTTGTACCCCAACTAGGCAAATCACCTAAAGATCACCCTGACAAAAAGAAACTTTTCTCAGTCCAAGATTTCTTCAGATACACAGAGGCAGAAGGAAGGAGATTCTTTGAAGAGTTGGATAGAGATGGTGATGGAGAAGTGACTTTAGAAGATCTTGAAGTTGCTATAAGAAAAAGAAAGCTTCCTAGGAGATACGCGCGTGACCTAATGCAACGTACTAGAAGACATttattttcaaaatcttttgGTTGGAAACAGTTTTTGTCATTAATGGAACAAAAAGAACCAACAATCCTACGTGCCTACACTTCTCTTTGTTTAAGCAAATCCGGGACCCTTCAGAAAAGTGAAATCTTGGCTTCATTAAAGAACGCGGGACTTCCTGCAAATGAAGATAATGCTGTAGCCATGATGCGGTTTCTCAAATCAGACACTGAAGAATCCATTTCTTATGCACATTTCAGAAACTTCATGCTTCTTCTCCCTTCTGATCAGCTTCAAGAAGATCCAAGGTCAGATTTATTATGCTTATAAAAACATTAActttactttttttatttatttactcatcatctaacttttttattttttaacccTAAATTTCAGGAACATATGGTTTCAAGCTGCTACTGTTGTAGCTGTGGCACCTCCTGTTGAAGTACACACCGGAAGTGTTCTAAAATCTGCATTGGCAGGTGGTCTTGCATGTGCATTGTCTACATCTGTAATGCACCCTATTGACACAATTAAGGTAAGTTTATATTTGATCTTTATTTAAGTTTCctgattttggttttgaaaaataaaaatgatcTTTTATTGTTAGACTCGAGTACAAGCATCAACTTTAAGCTTCCCAGAAATTATTGCTAAACTTCCTGAAGTTGGAGTTCGTGGGGTATACCGAGGATCAGTTCCTGCTATTATAGGACAATTTTCAAGGTTCATATTCGTTatcattgttttatttttttttgttaagacaaagtcaaagtcatttgatgttttgattattaaataTTGTTATATTGTTGCAGCCATGGGTTACGAACAGGAATCTTTGAAGCGAGTAAGATTGTGTTAATAAATGTGGCCCCGACACTTCCAGACCTACAAGTAAATAAAATCCAAACTTTCTTTTTCTAGAAATTTTATTTCCTATTCAACAACATACAAATCATGCATtcgactaatatatatatatacgcatGTGTTTCAGGTTCAATCTATAGCATCATTCTGCAGCACTGTTTTGGGGACAGCTGTACGCATTCCATGTGAGGTATTGAAACAAAGGTTACAGGCTGGCATATTTGACAACGTTGGGGAGGCAATCATTTGCACATGGCGACAAGATGGTCTCAAAGGTTTCTTCCGTGGGACCGGTGCCACTCTTTGTCGGGAGGTCCCGTTTTATGTTGCGGGCATGGGTCTTTATGGCGAGTCCAAAAAGGTAACCTTTTCAtgcacacatatatacatatatttacatataaatatattttatatatgattTTGGTTTTTTTGACAGGTGGTCCAGAAGATTTTGGGAAGAGAACTGGAGCCATGGGAGACGATTGCGGTTGGGGCTATATCGGGTGGTTTGGCGGCTGTGACAACGACACCTTTTGATGTGATGAAAACTAGGATGATGACAGCGCCACAAGGGCGGCCGGTGTCCATGTCAATGGTGGCGTTGTCTATTCTCAGGCATGAGGGCCCGCTTGGGTTGTTCAAAGGTGCTTTACCTAGGTTTTTCTGGATCGCTCCACTTGGTGCTATGAACTTTGCAGGGTATGAGCTGATGAAAAATGCTATCTCCAAAACTGAAGAACAGCAAGCAGTGGAGGAGGTTTCACAGAAATAGTCAGTTTTGTTTTTTCTATTTCTAAACATGGCATGTTTTGTTATAAAGGAGGAAGTTTTGAATGTTTTTCCATGTACAAATTTTATCTCTCTGGATTATGTATGTCATTTAAGAAGCAATGACCATGGTTTTCATAGGATATTTGCATTTTGTACATGCTAtcgtttggtttttttttttttttttttttttatatgaaaGATTGATTCGGATTCGATGAGGCCAGCATATCTGATTAGTTGCTATCCTATTATTGGCTTTTGCATATAAAATTGTTGCTATGTTATGATTGTTTGTTTTATAGGGTTAGACCCATGTATTGTATGCTCTTTGTTTATTACATACGTAATACGTTGTTGTCGGATAAGCTTCTCTCAAAATATCACTATTGCTGATATGATTTAAGTGTAATTGGAATATATACTACTAGTTTTTATTAAGTCTTTTAAACTATGATCTTATTTATAAAAGTTTGGTGGTATCAGGTATGAGGTTCACACTTGTATAACGGGAGTTTGACCCAAAGCACAACAAATGCTGTGATCAAATGGGTCCAAGATGTGGAGTCGGCATAAAtacatttttatagtttttagaatattaattaataaataaacaatCTTCTTACATTATAAATTATGTTAGTGCTGCATCCACTTTAGGACGACGAATGAGGAAAATGTTAGTTTATGATTTTGAGGAGTCGAAAGTCAAGTTCATATCAACTACCATGTCCTCTAACTACCTGATTAATCAGTTTTACCATATTTTGTgattagtagtagtagtagtctctttttaaattaaaatttatacAATAAATATATTGTTAGTAACGACAATAGTATGTATTGAATTCCTACTTAATTTTACGGCTGAATGTATattaataattaaacttttaaagcATCTTTTCGTTAAAACAAACATAAATCGAAAGTACTAATGCAACTTAGTTATgttgtttttcttttattttcttattaaatGTTGTCCAGTGCTATATAATTAATGACTAATCATTGGAAAAATGACATATTTTATTTGGGCTAATAAGAAAAAGAGCATTATATTTTGCAATTTTCTATTTTAACCATCAAATTTTCACTTTTGTTAAAAAGTcatatttcttttatataaaatttcTATCATCACGACCATTATGACGTTCAAATACGAAATGTCGTtccttttttctttaaaaaagattcttattttttaaaattccATAATGCCCGctattttttttgtttagttttaggatttatttttgtcaaaaaattatttgtattatataaacagatatttatattttatgtcaTTGCTAAACCACAAAATTTGATATATTTTGCTAAAAAATCATTCAATTGTGGCTTACataatttaattttaaatgtATATTTTTTGTCTACAGATGTGCATGACCACTTGTAGACCATATACAGACATATGTTATCATAGagtatttgtttttgttttttgtttttttttttgttttttttgaatTGCCCAAGCCTAAACACGTATGCACGAGGTCTTCTTGGCACAAACATGGATCAACGTCTTTTAAGGTCATTACGACTAGGTTTGTAAACGATCCAAATGAACACGGACAAGAGTTTGTTCATGTTCATTTAAGTTAGCCGAACAAACAAACGAATATGAACGGATAAACAAACgagttttcttgttcatgtttGTTCATTTAACAAATTATCGTGTTCATGTTCATTCGTTTATGTTCATGAATATGCTAAAGGAATATAAACGAACAAAGATAAACAAtacaattgaacatatatgaacataaatgaacgtATAATGTATTAAAGacaattgaatatatatgaacataaatacGAAGAAATATAAACGAAGGTTcatgaacataaacgaacaaacgagaccattgttcatattcgttcgtttaactaaatCAACAAGAATTtatgttcatgttcgttcatttattaaataagcGAACTTCCCGCCGAAAGGTTCACGAAAGCTTCGCTGAACGTTTAGTTTGTTTGCAACCCAATTTACGACTCTTTAATCtaaccaaaaaaacaaaaaagcttTCTTTTCTCTTAGCGCCTCTAACATACATCGACACCTCTTTCACCATCGACGCTTCCCTCCACCGGTCTTCTTCAACCTCTCGTTTCCTCCTCATGTCACCGCCGTTCATACCAAAAATGTCGTCTTCCTCCTATTCGACCGCACCACTAGACGCACTCAGTTGTCCCAAATTTCTCCTCTGCTCTGCAATCATTCAAGCTCATCGTCGCTGCCTGTCACGCCTGGCGTCTCCGTCGCCACCGATAagaacatttttcctaaaatcaaATGTTATCCTCTATGGTTTGTTATAGTTGCTGGAAATCAAATGTTATTGTTGGTGAAATCAGATTAGTTTGTTGAAACACGAAAATCATATGTATATTTGCTGAAAATCGGATTTATTTGCTGAAATTAGATGTTCATAGGTgctagaaaatatgatttctttgcttatatatatatatatatatatatatatatatatatatatatatatatatatatatatatatatatatatatatatatatatatatatatatacttttcttaaaaatgaaaaatgttgttcaATTTGttgaaactagttgttattgatGCTAGAAATCACATTTTAACTGAAATTAGATGTATATTTGTTGGAAATCACATTTTAGCCTATAGTAGTTGTTATTGTTGCTGAAAATGGCATTGTTAACAAAAATTAGATGTATATAGTTGTTGGAAATTACGTTTGAACTAAAATTAGTCTTTGTTGTTCTTGGAATAGTATTTATATATGTTGTTTTAATGCTTGTAATTCATATATTTTGTAGTTCATTGGTATTAATTAGACTTGAAGAGTTAGGCTAAAGATTTCCTTGAACCGAGTTCTTAATTGGTTTGGAGCGAAGAGTAACAATGGCAAAAGGAAGGCTCATATTCTATAAACATAAGTAACTGATGGATGCAGGAAAACTATTTGATTAAATGCTTGAGAGAGTTGGGGCTTAATATTGTCACATTAAATATGATTCGTCATTGCCATTGATATGCGAAGTATTTTggattttttctaaaaaaataatatcatataaacatgtatatagATGGTTATAAGTTGAAAAACATTTGTATAATATGTGAAATTAGATCACGAGTGTGATGAATGATTCATGAATTGCAACTTTGTTTTTACGTGATGTCAAAAAGCTTTTAAATGATTGATTTATATTTCAATGTCGTACAATTTGAAAATAATAGATTTTAGAGGTTTGATTTATATCTTAATGTtgtatgatttaaaaaaaattatttgtggttatatgatttatattttaatgttataaaactaaaattatttaaattttcaTGTAGAAAAACACTTTTAAGTTTAAAAAATCGGTTTATTaaaatttcagtttattttaCCAGActacagatgttaaaaaacaaacaactttCTATTTGCAGACTGCAAACGTTTGGTCTACCTCTTTTACTGTAGATATTGCAAATATGGTCCTCAAACTGCTGACGTTTTGTCTCTCTAAAAACAAACAATACCTTAGTATTTCTAtgatgtctgataatatgtttaaaAAATCGGTTTATTaaaatttcagtttattttaCCAGActacagatgttaaaaaacaaacaactttCTATTTGCAGACTACAAACGTTTGGTCTACCTCTTCTGCTGTAGATGTTGTAGATATGATCCGCAaactgcagacattttgcctctcaaaaaacaaacaacaccttagtatTTCTAtaatgtctgataatatgtttatatatatatatatatatatatatatatatatatatatatatatatatatgagagagagagagagaacacatTCTACCACTACATTTTCCCACTATACAAGGGGTTGTGTTTGTGTGTGTCTATGCAGGCCACATCATCATAATATAATGACATCAAACAACACCGAGTTTATCAATGCATTATCAGAAAATGCACATAAACTACCGATAACAATGTTGATTGACTTCTATCGAACaacaatgcaacaatggtggtgTCAACAACATAATGCTGAAGGTAATTATTTAAATTATAGTTCTTCCATGGTAAGTCTACTATAATTTAGTGTGCATGACAACAATGGTGGTGGGGGAGGTTTGGTTTTTTGTTcacatttaattatttttttgtacACTATATACCATTAAACTAGTTGAAACTGTTCACATATTATAATTTTACATGCGGTAGTAGGTTGCAACTTACAAAGATAATATGTGAACATGTTCAACAAATTGGATGATATATGATGTACGAGAAAAAAAAGAGActaatatcaacaaaatcaacaATTCATTATCTTCATAAGCCTTTTCCTTTTTTTAACTACTAAAAGATTGTTTCTAGTTTGACTTTGGCATTTCCTTTCCATACCTTAAGAATTTGTATTCTTAGTTTTTTAATCTCAAATTCAAATAGAATTCATTCTTATACTATGTCATTGTTATATTAAATATCCCATATGGTGTTGTGTAtgcaatattattatattatatggtTTCAGAAGATATAATACTCGATAAATATCATGAACAGTTGGTTACAATCTTCGACATTCATGTGTCCCATATAATATAGAATTAATTAATTTGTTTACACTTCTTTAAATAACTATAACTTCTAGAGTCTTcatgataaaaaaatatataatagttTTGACAATTTTCTAACAAGTAAAAGATTTACCCGCCCAACATCTAGAGTTTATTTTTCCATATTTGACGTAATATATTCTAATGACCATCCATAGACCATCTAGAATCAACACACAGCCATGTGTCGGGAAAATAATACATATGCATGTAGAAGCATAAAGAGAAAAATTAATAAATCAAATATCTTCCTCGTTGCAAGAGGATTAGGTAAGTAACAATTCATCAAACTTGATTTCTCCCATTTTCTAGGACATTCATGCGTAAACAAAGGTTCCTCGTGTGTAAATCAAATATTCATGCGTAAATCAAATATCTTCCTCGTGTGTTATGCActaatttagattttttttaccGAATTTCTACACAATTCTTATcttgttatttttaaattttacgcAAAAATTATTAAGAATTTCTTTAAATATTCAACCTAAGTTGAATGTAGCAAATccataagataaaaaaaaaagaaaaaaaaaagacaggTTGTACAATGGTGTGTCTTAATTCCTCTCGAGCATCTCTATCTCGATGAATGTCGGTAAACCCCTTATCAACGCGGCACTAGTTACATACCCAAAACAAAATGTCAAGGGTAGCATAAGTTAAATTAGGGATATCATGCCTGAAAAATTACATCATACTGAAAAATTTCTCATAAAATTTTCATTACATCTAAAAATTTAAGGGGTAGAACCGGCTACCCCAAGCTCCCACTAAGGTTTGTCCGTATGCAACacgatcctatatatatatatatatatatatatatatatatatatatatatatatatatatatatatatatatatatataaaagtaggtTCAGACGAAAATATAAATATCTTGTGAAAACGCGAAAAcatattttatcttataaaaatcaaacacatgtactataaaaaaataaatttattagcaataaattaaagatagtAAGCTTACATTGGATGATGTTAtggtaatatagatttaaagacggttttgataattatatttttttcatgtccttaatcatttttaaattcatgttttcataataaaaatgttaaaaatcatactttgctaatatgaaacaatttctcatctatcatcgattatcatcatgtatttcaaagtttggatgaattattttccaaaatataatgTTAAGGTGACACAATATCATAGGTTTTTCTTGTTTTCGtgttttcgcaaattatttgtATTTTCGCATTaaccctcacacacacacacacacacacacacacacacacacacacacatatatatatatatatatatatatatatatatatatatatatatatataggggataagaaatatacattacagccccacctaagcttaggtactaaatctctaaaatatgtcgttttaacTTGCCAAATATACCTGTTTtggtttcacttggtaaatatatcatcctccataacatttctttctttcattgTCGTTTTACCAACTCCGTTTTCTTTCCTccattatcgtttattacttcaccCAAGTGAACATTagtaaaccctaaacctaaaccctaaaccctaaatcctaaaccctaaaccctaaaccctaaatcctaaaccctaaactctaaaccctattgtgtcgatcttgaatttacatcttgaagtattaatcgtgaatccattaaccgtaatctttatatagtaaaacaatgtattttcaagaggtttagtacctaagcttgggtggggctgtaatgtatattctcttatatatatatggcttaGGAAATATGTGACTGTcatgtacctaagcttatatatgaAACCTTTCAAACAATGTAGTTTGATCTAATTTATATCCAAACTAATCATGATATCTCTTTTACTATTCTTCTTTAATCATGTGACTTACTAAATCGATcaaatttatgttattttttttattgtgtcTAAAAACTTAAAACATTAAAAGTCGTGAACATTTAATCAATCATactaaattttaaatgaaaactaatagtataaaagataaaagaagaaCATGTCACAACTCAATCAAGTTTTTTACAAAATCGTTGGATATAATTTTTCAATTGAAAGACAAAACACTTGAGTTATATGCGTTAAAAAATATGGTTTTTTATTTTCTCTATAAACTTCAATAATTATttgcaataaaaatatatatatatatataattgatattTTTTCATTCCATAATTGAACTTAATTCAATGGTATTCTATTAAAACAAAACTAAGAGAAAATGAAATTGGATTTGCTTTGTTTAAAACTACGTTCTATATCTAAGTTTAGGTACATAATAACCACATATTCacttttctttttatatatatatatatatatatatatatatatatatatatatatatatatatatatatatatatatatatatatatatatatatatatatatatatatatatatatatatatatatatatatatatatatatatatatatatataatgggccACAACTGCTACACCCATCAATTCAATTTTTCATACCAAGTTAACTAGTTTAGTTATGCATATATCAAATCACTATCAACCAAAAGAATCCATGACATAATGTCTAATGCAATGAGTACACTAATGGAATTATAATCTaatatcatttataaaatattttacgtcgcttaaaataattatttcagATTTGAAAAAACAAGATTGTAGTGAAATAAACGTTTTGAATTCCTTGTAGGGAAACAAACGTTTTGGATAGTCATATAGGACATGTTAGGTTGTTTTGAAGACTATGACTAAGAAGACCTTATGTTCGTCAAAAAAGAACAGAAAGATGTGTGTATGTAGCGCGGTTCATTATTTGGTTAAaactaaattttctaaaaacaattTGGATTAAACAATTTGGTTCACATATTCAAAACTTTAAATTGATTTTAATCTAAACAAATTATTATTTAGGATTTTGAATtggttttgatttataaaataagaaccgaatatatcaaaaaaaaatttgaataacaatttattatttatttttaatatatatcttttaTCATTTATAAATTaacttaattattttttaattattacaaACTTCATCCAATATAATACCTTAATATGtactttttattaaaagtttttcatcagtaaaatattaaattataatcaaattttagttatttataaattataattaataactaaaaaaaattagttaTTTTTATAGAGTTgactaatatttaaattatatattttttaaatatcttGTCTCTTAAAAATCATAATTGTAAAAACtaatccaaccgaattgtaatttcgTTGGATCGAATTATATTTGAATTTAGTTAGATATTTCGGATCTATGTTTTAAAAACCAAAATCTATTTGAACTATTTGATCGGATTGAATCAAACCGATCTATCAAAACAAAACACTCATATGTACGTGTAAATACGTGGGTGTGCCTATGTATGTCAAATTGACGACCCTATAAATTTATAACAATTTATTTTACAAGATGTGATGTATATCGtatttaaaaaatttaatattatttgatACCAAATGTCGGTTTTGTGAACAAATATAGAAccaaatatatattattatatgttataaagGAAGCTTGTAGTATTATTTTTCTACACTTGATTTACATATTTGTTAATTTTGGAaaacaaattttatatttaagttgtaAATAGACCTAAGACCTTCAACGTTTATGAGATGAAAAGAGTATATTACATTTCTATCATTGTTGTAAAATAACAATGTAATATATTCCTTCATTTAATGAAGTTCATTAATCACAAAGGATCCTATcaagcaatgttttaaaaatcggttttttagttgaaccgataTGACGACGCGTACCcgatttaaccggttcaaccgccggttcaaccggtttctataatttttatatttttttccttatttttctacacatacatacatacataaaatcatgaatttgacgtctacaagttcaaacattaaaaatacatataaaaataagttgtagaacaatctaaatacattaaaacaacacttataagttttacatcaattcacatacgtcaaaaagaaaataatgtataataccgaaacaaaatataattttagATGGATACAAATGCATCAAAAACATcataacatttaccatatgtttttatttagaaaaatctaaatagatgtgaaaaaagtccaccaaagtttattattgaaaatgatttttttcatctatttttatttagtttaaccggttcaaccgatttattttgaccggttcaatcggttttttctaaaaacatgccggttcaatccggttcagaaattGGTGTAAAATCGATGATAGTTGAACAACTCCCTTCCCCGGTTTTCGGTCCAATCGGTTCGACcagccggttcaaaccggtttttaaaacactaCTATCAAGAGATGTGTCTATCTATATGCAAACTATAGTGATAAATTATATAAAGAGGAAATGACACATTAGCCCTATAATATTTTGTATATTTTCTTATTAAGTCTTTTAAGTATTTTCCGTACTTTATGAGGGAATAAACTGTAAAGTGACATGTCCTTTTAGTCCTTATCACCTACCATTACTATTTTCATGTACTGAGtggtttttaattaattaaaaaaaagcaAAACTAGCCATTCTTCCTCCTTCTTCTTTGACCATTTCACCCGCATTCTCTATCTTCACAATTTTTGTTTAAATTCTTGATTGATTGGAAGCACCAGTCAGTTTAGCAGAATGTACATGCATAAAAACAATGCAATACTACCGTCATATAAACATTAAATACATATACCCACCAAAATCAATTGCTAAAATTCAAGCTGTAAAAGTTATAGATACCAAATATCAACGTCCGAATAATCAATCAGTGGATGATATTCCAAATTTATTTCCCAATGTGCGTGTTATAACATTTAGAAGCATTGCATTGACATAAAAAGAGCCAGAAAAAATCAAAACCTTATCTTGTTGGAGTTTATTTCTTT containing:
- the LOC111888255 gene encoding calcium-dependent mitochondrial ATP-magnesium/phosphate carrier protein 1, with product MVNVNGNDPLESFLNSIELVKNALGPLESNFRKAAKDFEHRWPGSKNEHKTEEIGMGKGSKVQLFGVKKKNDQGMVSDERKKGFSTKVPFKAFLGIFTHNDEHKVDVSKKELDIQDCSKDDGTCINCMQFAVSWSVLVSSFVQAVPGPFRNGKKKLQKKTNGDKLCKDVQVNAYKSKISKGVFQENISGDRNHTELKHELIFVPYEETLKAKDGNSLSLDHLLGFLFDQLAQNLQKFELGGSLLESKKADFSGFLGNLKFARVGGVPSGIVDITSNESDDVVNSNATEENVTSFPQKMANGFGLLSIPLSNVERLRSTLSTVSLTELIELVPQLGKSPKDHPDKKKLFSVQDFFRYTEAEGRRFFEELDRDGDGEVTLEDLEVAIRKRKLPRRYARDLMQRTRRHLFSKSFGWKQFLSLMEQKEPTILRAYTSLCLSKSGTLQKSEILASLKNAGLPANEDNAVAMMRFLKSDTEESISYAHFRNFMLLLPSDQLQEDPRNIWFQAATVVAVAPPVEVHTGSVLKSALAGGLACALSTSVMHPIDTIKTRVQASTLSFPEIIAKLPEVGVRGVYRGSVPAIIGQFSSHGLRTGIFEASKIVLINVAPTLPDLQVQSIASFCSTVLGTAVRIPCEVLKQRLQAGIFDNVGEAIICTWRQDGLKGFFRGTGATLCREVPFYVAGMGLYGESKKVVQKILGRELEPWETIAVGAISGGLAAVTTTPFDVMKTRMMTAPQGRPVSMSMVALSILRHEGPLGLFKGALPRFFWIAPLGAMNFAGYELMKNAISKTEEQQAVEEVSQK